A single window of Leptospira wolffii serovar Khorat str. Khorat-H2 DNA harbors:
- a CDS encoding alpha/beta hydrolase, with amino-acid sequence MLLQKLEGIIARLILRIPNVVLGLLGKDKKRGRLLDQKLRTVLLLAKVKPKPENLPPPEARKLFRDSMNLFDLEKVKLARIENFTIPGPDGRIPVRLYSDSSLLELQPCLVYFHGGGFVIGDMDTHDPPLRYLAKESGCMILSVDYRLAPEFPYPAPWEDAYSSYIWAKNHGKALGIDPKKIAVGGDSAGGNLAVSISTRAKKEKQPLPLFQLLIYPWIDLIQERKSTEEYSDGYALTRELLRYFKNHSLPNPDDCKDPRVTPFRQTSFSHTPPTYLTIAGFDPLQDEGTAYADILKKSKVPLEISTEDTLIHGFFNLGRGVPAAKKALKEIASSIRKGFFQ; translated from the coding sequence GTGCTCTTGCAAAAGCTTGAAGGAATCATCGCGAGACTCATATTAAGAATTCCAAATGTAGTTCTCGGGCTACTAGGAAAGGACAAAAAGAGAGGTCGTCTTCTCGATCAAAAATTAAGAACCGTCCTATTATTGGCAAAGGTGAAACCCAAGCCGGAGAATCTGCCTCCCCCCGAAGCGAGAAAATTGTTTCGGGACAGCATGAATCTCTTCGATTTAGAAAAGGTGAAACTCGCTCGGATTGAAAATTTCACGATACCGGGTCCCGACGGAAGAATTCCCGTTCGTCTCTATTCCGATTCCTCCTTGTTGGAACTCCAACCTTGCTTGGTCTATTTTCACGGAGGAGGTTTCGTGATCGGAGACATGGATACGCATGACCCGCCTCTTCGATATTTAGCGAAGGAATCCGGTTGCATGATCCTCTCCGTAGATTACAGACTCGCACCCGAATTCCCCTATCCCGCTCCTTGGGAAGACGCCTACTCTTCCTACATTTGGGCGAAGAACCACGGAAAAGCTCTCGGTATAGATCCGAAAAAAATCGCAGTAGGCGGAGATTCCGCAGGAGGAAATCTCGCGGTCTCTATATCCACAAGAGCCAAAAAAGAAAAGCAACCTCTCCCTCTCTTCCAACTTCTCATCTATCCTTGGATCGATCTTATCCAGGAAAGAAAAAGTACGGAAGAATATTCGGACGGATACGCGTTGACCCGGGAATTGCTCCGCTATTTCAAAAACCACAGCTTGCCGAATCCGGATGATTGCAAGGACCCGCGAGTGACGCCTTTTCGACAAACATCCTTTTCTCACACTCCTCCCACCTATCTGACCATAGCAGGATTCGACCCTCTCCAGGACGAAGGAACGGCTTACGCGGATATATTAAAAAAATCAAAAGTTCCTCTGGAAATTTCGACCGAGGATACCTTAATACACGGATTCTTTAATTTAGGAAGGGGAGTGCCGGCCGCAAAAAAAGCCTTGAAAGAGATCGCAAGTTCGATACGAAAGGGATTCTTCCAATAA
- a CDS encoding c-type cytochrome, with the protein MKKILKTIGALLLLLPLSLVGFLYFSFPKSEPAPEIVAGNDPARIERGRYLANHVNACIDCHSTRDWKKFSGPLLPETVGEGGEVFDQKLGFPGSFVAPNITPAALSSWTDGEILRAISSGISKDGRPLFPVMPHPAYGQMDKEDLISLIAYLRTLKPIEKPNGVSKADFPFNLILRTIPSPASFGVLPKKEDKIAMGKYLFTAAACSECHTKQDKGKPIAGMELAGGFEFPLSNGTLVKSANITPDKETGIGLWTEKEFIHRFKSMEIPKYKPHEVKDGELQTIMPWTMYAGMTEEDLAAIYAYLRTVKPISNKI; encoded by the coding sequence ATGAAAAAAATCTTAAAAACGATAGGAGCTCTACTCCTACTTCTCCCTCTATCCTTAGTCGGATTCCTCTATTTTTCTTTCCCGAAATCGGAGCCCGCGCCTGAAATCGTTGCTGGAAATGATCCGGCCAGAATCGAAAGAGGTCGCTATTTAGCAAATCATGTCAATGCTTGCATCGACTGTCATTCCACAAGAGACTGGAAAAAATTCTCCGGTCCTCTTTTGCCGGAAACTGTAGGAGAAGGAGGAGAAGTCTTCGATCAAAAACTCGGATTTCCGGGATCCTTTGTAGCTCCTAACATCACTCCTGCGGCCTTATCCTCCTGGACCGACGGAGAAATTCTGAGAGCGATCTCGAGCGGAATCAGTAAAGATGGAAGGCCCTTATTTCCGGTCATGCCTCACCCTGCATACGGACAGATGGATAAGGAAGATCTGATCTCCCTAATCGCTTATTTAAGGACCCTGAAACCGATCGAAAAACCGAACGGAGTCTCCAAAGCGGATTTCCCTTTTAATCTGATCCTAAGAACCATCCCATCTCCTGCTTCTTTCGGAGTACTACCCAAAAAAGAGGACAAGATTGCGATGGGAAAATATCTTTTCACCGCTGCCGCTTGTTCCGAATGTCACACGAAACAGGATAAGGGAAAACCTATCGCCGGAATGGAATTAGCAGGAGGTTTCGAATTTCCTCTTTCCAACGGTACCTTAGTCAAATCGGCAAATATCACTCCGGACAAAGAAACGGGAATCGGACTTTGGACGGAGAAAGAGTTCATACATAGATTCAAATCGATGGAAATTCCGAAGTACAAACCGCATGAGGTAAAGGATGGAGAATTACAGACCATCATGCCATGGACCATGTACGCAGGAATGACGGAAGAGGATCTGGCGGCGATATACGCATATTTACGGACCGTAAAACCGATATCGAATAAGATCTAA